The following are from one region of the Salvia splendens isolate huo1 chromosome 2, SspV2, whole genome shotgun sequence genome:
- the LOC121792767 gene encoding thylakoid lumenal 29 kDa protein, chloroplastic-like — MAMVSFISTVPSLVSMAPSPSTSAPMPTARYFHSGTVNCKLEGDCGDEERFSRRRVLHCIGAATIGIDLIARSSSLIEVANAADLIQRRQRSEFQSKVKDVLYRALKGNQDLVPSVLTLALNDAVTYDKATKTGGPNGSIRLSSEISRPENKNLAAALSLLEEAKKEIDSDSKGGPISYADLIQLGAQSAVKSTFLASAIRKCGGNEEKGSLLYSAYGSSGQWGLFDKQFGRSDAEEADPEGRVPQWEKASVEEIKNKFIALGFGPRQVAVMSAFFGPDQLATEALLAADPQVQPWVQKYQRSRETVSQTDYEVDLITTLTKLSSLGQQINYEAYSYALPKVDFSKLKL; from the exons atgGCAATGGTCTCCTTCATTTCTACAGTTCCTTCACTGGTGTCGATGGCTCCATCGCCGTCCACCTCAGCACCCATGCCCACTGCTAGATACTTCCACTCT GGAACTGTGAATTGCAAATTAGAAGGTGATTGTGGCGACGAGGAACGCTTCTCGCGCCGGCGCGTTTTGCATTGCATCGGTGCTGCAACCATTGGCATC GACTTGATAGCAAGATCCAGCTCATTAATTGAAGTGGCAAATGCTGCAGACTTGATACAACGCAGACAACGTTCAGAATTCCAGT CAAAAGTCAAGGACGTTCTTTATAGGGCACTGAAG GGAAACCAAGATCTCGTCCCCTCGGTCTTAACTTTGGCACTCAATGATGCTGTAACTTATGATAAG GCAACAAAAACTGGCGGCCCCAATGGATCAATACGGCTTAG CTCAGAGATTAGCAGACCAGAAAATAAAAACCTTGCTGCAGCTTTAAGTTTGTTGGAGGAGGCAAAGAAGGAAATAGACTCGGACTCCAAAGGAGGACCTATATCATATGCAGATCTCATCCAATTAGGAG CTCAAAGTGCAGTTAAATCCACCTTTCTTGCTTCAGCCATTCGGAAATGTGGCGGGAATGAAGAAAAAGGATCATTACTGTATAGTGCATATGGTTCGAGTGGGCAG TGGGGACTGTTTGATAAGCAGTTTGGGAGATCAGATGCTGAAGAAGCAGATCCAGAAGGAAGGGTCCCTCAATGGGAGAAAGCCTCTGTTgaggaaataaagaataaattcATTGCTCTCGGCTTTGGCCCTCGCCAG GTGGCCGTGATGTCAGCATTCTTTGGTCCTGACCAACTTGCTACTGAGGCCCTACTTGCAGCTGATCCACAAGTACAGCCGTGGGTCCAGAAATACCAGCGTAGCCGTGAAACAGTATCACAAACAGATTATGAG GTGGACCTCATCACCACTCTGACGAAGTTGAGTTCGTTGGGCCAGCAAATCAACTACGAAGCTTATTCATATGCCTTACCGAAAGTCGATTTCAGCAAACTCAAATTATAG
- the LOC121792766 gene encoding protein FAM91A1-like isoform X2 produces MWKLNKSIAKELLPTEPVDFVIEPWWGVSLVNFTLEEFKKLSEEETETIDKICKEEANSFILFDPEIIKGLYRRGLVYFDVLVYPDDRFKVSRLEGFVSNREQSYEDPIEELLYAVFVVSSENSTVAELALTLQADITQLQAAASFACRLGWAVKLIDPASILQDSYLSGSPRSILSDEEGGSHGNMGSENLLGDGSGPQPGDVLWTENSRPAADCSRVAFVVDANITSYLMMGSVSPGLKSHAVTLYEAGKLGHTSMADLCNDLMTLEGAKFEGELQEFANHAFSLRCILECLTSGGIVTDGKQRMNKEDTASLATDACQGDSSQNYGVNKTEFNNSSAELLIGFSNDDNLSTTLSKETSSAEESNRSISSKFDEISNSVESFTAIKELKKRRKYRVDILRCESLASLAPATLNRLFHRDYDIIMSMIPLPHSSVLPGSKGPIHFGPPTHSSMTPWMKLVLYTALSSGPLSVVLMKGQSLRLLPAPLAGCEKALIWSWDGSTVGGLGGKFEGNLVKGRILLHCLNSLLKYSAVLVQPLSKNDLDDRGDVVTLDVPLPLKNSDGSIACIGEELGLSGEECSKLNILLHDISKKINLWTIGYIRLLRLFNERYSETCSVDKDKYEWVVLGAEFGIPLFSPKLCNNICKRVVSSQLLQTDLLGEHHEAMQDLRGRLLYVCAEYQATGPTARLLYQKEHIKGRESSRPLMNYASGRWNPVADPSSPISGALSENQRLKIASRQRSGTEVLSFDGNILRSYCLSPIYEAGVRPLEEPVTNTGKGESEDADSKEVTLPGVNLLFDGTELRPFEIGACLQARQPVFLIAEASAASSSLAVKQKV; encoded by the exons ATGTGGAAGCTGAACAAGTCAATAGCAAAAGAACTCTTGCCCACAGAACCTGTGGACTTTGTGATTGAGCCATGGTGGGGAGTTTCTCTTGTGAACTTTACTTTGGAAGAATTCAAG AAACTATCTGAAGAAGAAACGGAAACAATTGATAAAATCTGTAAGGAGGAAGCCAATTCTTTTATCCTTTTTGACCCTGAAATTATTAAGGGTCTATATCGCCGTGGGCTCGTGTACTTTGATGTTCTTGTTTATCCTGATGACCGATTCAAAG TTTCAAGGCTTGAAGGATTTGTTTCAAACAGGGAGCAGTCATATGAAGATCCGATTGAAGA GTTGCTATATGCTGTGTTTGTGGTGTCAAGCGAAAATTCAACTGTTGCTGAATTGGCATTGACTCTGCAAGCTGATATCACTCAGCTACAGGCTGCTGCATCTTTTGCTTGTCGACTGGGATGGGCAGTGAAACTTATTGACCCCGCCTCCATTCTTCAGGACTCTTATTTGTCTGGATCTCCTAGAAGTATTCTCAGTGATGAAGAAGGAGGTTCTCATGGTAATATGGGCTCTGAAAATTTACTTGGTGATGGCAGCGGTCCTCAACCAGGAGATGTATTATGGACAGAAAATTCTAGACCTGCTGCTGACTGTTCTCGTGTAGCTTTTGTTGTCGATGCTAATATAACATCATATCTTATGATGGGATCTGTTTCTCCAG GTCTGAAATCTCATGCCGTGACACTTTATGAAGCTGGAAAACTAGGTCACACAAGCATGGCTGACCTTTGCAATGATCTTATGACTCTGGAGGGTGCTAAATTTGAAGGAGAGTTACAGGAGTTTGCTAATCATGCTTTCAGCCTCAGGTGTATTCTTGAATGCCTAACATCAGGTGGGATTGTTACTGATGGAAAACAGAGAATGAACAAGGAGGACACCGCATCTTTGGCGACTGATGCTTGTCAGGGTGACAGCTCTCAAAATTATGGTGTGAATAAAACAGAGTTCAATAATAGTTCTGCTGAGCTTCTCATTGGATTTAGTAATGATGATAATTTATCTACTACTTTATCTAAAGAAACCAGTTCTGCAGAGGAGTCTAATCGAAGTATTAGTTCCAAGTTTGATGAAATTTCCAATTCTGTTGAAAGTTTTACTGCCATAAAAGAGTTaaagaaaagaaggaaataCCGAGTAGATATACTTCGCTGTGAAAGCTTGGCTTCTCTGGCCCCAGCTACATTGAATCGTCTATTTCATCGTGACTATGACATTATCATGTCCATGATTCCACTTCCTCATTCTTCTGTCTTGCCAGGATCGAAGGGCCCTATTCATTTTGGTCCTCCAACACATTCTTCTATGACACCCTGGATGAAGTTGGTTCTCTATACTGCTCTCTCCAGTGGACCTCTTTCCGTTGTTCTGATGAAGGGGCAGAGTCTAAGATTACTTCCTGCACCATTAGCTGGTTGCGAGAAAGCCCTTATATGGTCATGGGATGGATCTACAGTTGGAGGTCTGGGTGGAAAATTCGAAGGGAATTTAGTGAAAGGACGCATACTCTTACACTGTTTGAATTCTCTTCTTAAATACTCTGCTGTGTTGGTTCAACCTTTAAGTAAGAATGATCTTGATGATCGAGGAGATGTTGTAACACTAGATGTTCCATTGCCCTTGAAAAACAGTGATGGTTCAATTGCTTGTATTGGAGAGGAGCTGGGGCTAAGTGGGGAGGAATGTTCAAAGTTAAACATATTGTTGCATGATATCTCAAAAAAGATAAATTTGTGGACAATAGGTTATATTCGCCTCCTCAGGCTATTTAATGAGAGATACTCAGAAACATGTTCAGTTGATAAAGACAAGTATGAATGGGTTGTACTGGGTGCAGAATTCGGTATCCCACTTTTTAGCCCCAAATTATGCAACAATATATGTAAGCGAGTGGTTTCTTCGCAGTTACTTCAAACAGATTTGTTGGGTGAGCATCATGAAGCAATGCAGGACCTAAGAGGCAGGTTGCTTTATGTTTGTGCTGAGTACCAAGCAACAGGCCCTACTGCAAGACTTCTTTACCAGAAAGAGCACATTAAGGGAAGGGAATCATCTCGACCATTAATGAACTATGCTAGTGGAAGATGGAACCCAGTTGCGGATCCTTCTTCTCCTATTTCAGGAGCCTTAAGTGAGAACCAAAGGCTAAAAATTGCTAGCAGGCAGCGTTCTGGGACCGAAGTTTTGAGTTTTGATGGTAACATTCTAAG ATCATACTGTCTAAGCCCAATTTATGAGGCTGGCGTGAGGCCCTTGGAAGAACCCGTCACTAACACTGGGAAAGGTGAATCAGAGGATGCTGATAGCAAAGAAGTAACTCTTCCGGGTGTGAACCTTCTATTTGATGGGACTGAGTTGCGTCCTTTTGAGATTGGTGCTTGCCTTCAAGCTCGTCAACCAGTTTTCTTAATAGCTGAGGCATCGGCCGCATCTTCATCTTTGGCAGTCAAACAAAAAGTTTAG
- the LOC121792766 gene encoding protein FAM91A1-like isoform X1 gives MQRQPATVEEQLIIKAITEQCPWESLPKRLQSTLNSKEEWHRRIVDHCIKKRLLWNTCFARKVCKEGEYYEEMMRYLRRNLALFPYHLAEYICRVMRVSPFKYYCDILFEVMKNEQPYDSIPNFSAADALRITGIGRNEFIDIMNKCRSKKIMWKLNKSIAKELLPTEPVDFVIEPWWGVSLVNFTLEEFKKLSEEETETIDKICKEEANSFILFDPEIIKGLYRRGLVYFDVLVYPDDRFKVSRLEGFVSNREQSYEDPIEELLYAVFVVSSENSTVAELALTLQADITQLQAAASFACRLGWAVKLIDPASILQDSYLSGSPRSILSDEEGGSHGNMGSENLLGDGSGPQPGDVLWTENSRPAADCSRVAFVVDANITSYLMMGSVSPGLKSHAVTLYEAGKLGHTSMADLCNDLMTLEGAKFEGELQEFANHAFSLRCILECLTSGGIVTDGKQRMNKEDTASLATDACQGDSSQNYGVNKTEFNNSSAELLIGFSNDDNLSTTLSKETSSAEESNRSISSKFDEISNSVESFTAIKELKKRRKYRVDILRCESLASLAPATLNRLFHRDYDIIMSMIPLPHSSVLPGSKGPIHFGPPTHSSMTPWMKLVLYTALSSGPLSVVLMKGQSLRLLPAPLAGCEKALIWSWDGSTVGGLGGKFEGNLVKGRILLHCLNSLLKYSAVLVQPLSKNDLDDRGDVVTLDVPLPLKNSDGSIACIGEELGLSGEECSKLNILLHDISKKINLWTIGYIRLLRLFNERYSETCSVDKDKYEWVVLGAEFGIPLFSPKLCNNICKRVVSSQLLQTDLLGEHHEAMQDLRGRLLYVCAEYQATGPTARLLYQKEHIKGRESSRPLMNYASGRWNPVADPSSPISGALSENQRLKIASRQRSGTEVLSFDGNILRSYCLSPIYEAGVRPLEEPVTNTGKGESEDADSKEVTLPGVNLLFDGTELRPFEIGACLQARQPVFLIAEASAASSSLAVKQKV, from the exons ATGCAGCGTCAGCCGGCGACAGTAGAGGAACAGTTGATAATAAAAGCAATTACAGAACAATGCCCCTGGGAGAGCCTGCCGAAGCGCCTTCAATCCACCTTGAATTCCAAGGAAGAATGGCATCGCAG GATAGTTGATCACTGCATCAAGAAAAGACTTCTCTGGAACACTTGTTTTGCTCGCAAAGTGTGCAAAGAAGGTGAATACTATGAGGAAATGATGCGTTATCTACGGCGAAACCTAGCG CTGTTTCCCTACCATCTTGCGGAGTACATTTGCCGTGTTATGAGGGTTTCTCCTTTCAAATATTACTGTGACATCTTATTTGAAGTGATGAAAAATG AACAACCCTATGACAGCATCCCCAATTTTAGCGCAGCAGATGCCTTGCGGATCACAGGGATTGGAAGAAATGAATTCATTGACATCATGAACAAGTGTAGATCTAAG AAAATTATGTGGAAGCTGAACAAGTCAATAGCAAAAGAACTCTTGCCCACAGAACCTGTGGACTTTGTGATTGAGCCATGGTGGGGAGTTTCTCTTGTGAACTTTACTTTGGAAGAATTCAAG AAACTATCTGAAGAAGAAACGGAAACAATTGATAAAATCTGTAAGGAGGAAGCCAATTCTTTTATCCTTTTTGACCCTGAAATTATTAAGGGTCTATATCGCCGTGGGCTCGTGTACTTTGATGTTCTTGTTTATCCTGATGACCGATTCAAAG TTTCAAGGCTTGAAGGATTTGTTTCAAACAGGGAGCAGTCATATGAAGATCCGATTGAAGA GTTGCTATATGCTGTGTTTGTGGTGTCAAGCGAAAATTCAACTGTTGCTGAATTGGCATTGACTCTGCAAGCTGATATCACTCAGCTACAGGCTGCTGCATCTTTTGCTTGTCGACTGGGATGGGCAGTGAAACTTATTGACCCCGCCTCCATTCTTCAGGACTCTTATTTGTCTGGATCTCCTAGAAGTATTCTCAGTGATGAAGAAGGAGGTTCTCATGGTAATATGGGCTCTGAAAATTTACTTGGTGATGGCAGCGGTCCTCAACCAGGAGATGTATTATGGACAGAAAATTCTAGACCTGCTGCTGACTGTTCTCGTGTAGCTTTTGTTGTCGATGCTAATATAACATCATATCTTATGATGGGATCTGTTTCTCCAG GTCTGAAATCTCATGCCGTGACACTTTATGAAGCTGGAAAACTAGGTCACACAAGCATGGCTGACCTTTGCAATGATCTTATGACTCTGGAGGGTGCTAAATTTGAAGGAGAGTTACAGGAGTTTGCTAATCATGCTTTCAGCCTCAGGTGTATTCTTGAATGCCTAACATCAGGTGGGATTGTTACTGATGGAAAACAGAGAATGAACAAGGAGGACACCGCATCTTTGGCGACTGATGCTTGTCAGGGTGACAGCTCTCAAAATTATGGTGTGAATAAAACAGAGTTCAATAATAGTTCTGCTGAGCTTCTCATTGGATTTAGTAATGATGATAATTTATCTACTACTTTATCTAAAGAAACCAGTTCTGCAGAGGAGTCTAATCGAAGTATTAGTTCCAAGTTTGATGAAATTTCCAATTCTGTTGAAAGTTTTACTGCCATAAAAGAGTTaaagaaaagaaggaaataCCGAGTAGATATACTTCGCTGTGAAAGCTTGGCTTCTCTGGCCCCAGCTACATTGAATCGTCTATTTCATCGTGACTATGACATTATCATGTCCATGATTCCACTTCCTCATTCTTCTGTCTTGCCAGGATCGAAGGGCCCTATTCATTTTGGTCCTCCAACACATTCTTCTATGACACCCTGGATGAAGTTGGTTCTCTATACTGCTCTCTCCAGTGGACCTCTTTCCGTTGTTCTGATGAAGGGGCAGAGTCTAAGATTACTTCCTGCACCATTAGCTGGTTGCGAGAAAGCCCTTATATGGTCATGGGATGGATCTACAGTTGGAGGTCTGGGTGGAAAATTCGAAGGGAATTTAGTGAAAGGACGCATACTCTTACACTGTTTGAATTCTCTTCTTAAATACTCTGCTGTGTTGGTTCAACCTTTAAGTAAGAATGATCTTGATGATCGAGGAGATGTTGTAACACTAGATGTTCCATTGCCCTTGAAAAACAGTGATGGTTCAATTGCTTGTATTGGAGAGGAGCTGGGGCTAAGTGGGGAGGAATGTTCAAAGTTAAACATATTGTTGCATGATATCTCAAAAAAGATAAATTTGTGGACAATAGGTTATATTCGCCTCCTCAGGCTATTTAATGAGAGATACTCAGAAACATGTTCAGTTGATAAAGACAAGTATGAATGGGTTGTACTGGGTGCAGAATTCGGTATCCCACTTTTTAGCCCCAAATTATGCAACAATATATGTAAGCGAGTGGTTTCTTCGCAGTTACTTCAAACAGATTTGTTGGGTGAGCATCATGAAGCAATGCAGGACCTAAGAGGCAGGTTGCTTTATGTTTGTGCTGAGTACCAAGCAACAGGCCCTACTGCAAGACTTCTTTACCAGAAAGAGCACATTAAGGGAAGGGAATCATCTCGACCATTAATGAACTATGCTAGTGGAAGATGGAACCCAGTTGCGGATCCTTCTTCTCCTATTTCAGGAGCCTTAAGTGAGAACCAAAGGCTAAAAATTGCTAGCAGGCAGCGTTCTGGGACCGAAGTTTTGAGTTTTGATGGTAACATTCTAAG ATCATACTGTCTAAGCCCAATTTATGAGGCTGGCGTGAGGCCCTTGGAAGAACCCGTCACTAACACTGGGAAAGGTGAATCAGAGGATGCTGATAGCAAAGAAGTAACTCTTCCGGGTGTGAACCTTCTATTTGATGGGACTGAGTTGCGTCCTTTTGAGATTGGTGCTTGCCTTCAAGCTCGTCAACCAGTTTTCTTAATAGCTGAGGCATCGGCCGCATCTTCATCTTTGGCAGTCAAACAAAAAGTTTAG